The following proteins come from a genomic window of Aequorivita marisscotiae:
- a CDS encoding ABC transporter substrate-binding protein: MQQALKNLIFHISICCISILLLSCRNNKETDRDPLVFRYNEHGNIPTLDPAFARNPQAIWPDNQLYNGLVQLDDSLNIKPDIAKSWEINDSTNTYIFKLRNDVYFHQNIAFAQDGLHSPKRYTRKVEAQDFVYSFNRLTDEKVASSGSWVMNYVEKYWAKNDTTFVIKLKQPFPAFLGLLSMRYCSVVPKEAVEYYGNEFRRNPVGTGPFQFKMWEENVKLVFRKNPLYFERDENGEKLPYLEAVSITFLPDKQSEFLQFAQGKLDFISGLDGSYKDELLTTRGTLQPKYHDLAYMITGPYLNTEYLGFFLGTETPEIQSKTLRQAINYGFDRQKMVTYLRNGMGIPAIHGFIPKGLPGYAEIDGYTYQPEKAKQLIEKYKVETGDSKPEITIGTNSQYLDLCEYVQRELEKLGIAVTIDVMPPSTLRQMKSSGELDIFRASWIADYPDAENYLSLFYSPNFAPNGPNYMHFKNQTFDSIYEKSLTISNIEKRKLNYTKMDSIIVEEAPVVPLFYDMAVRFVNKKVSGLGINPQNFLVLKKVKKKK; this comes from the coding sequence CGCGACCCCCTCGTTTTCCGCTATAATGAACACGGCAACATTCCTACCTTAGACCCTGCTTTTGCTCGAAATCCGCAAGCCATTTGGCCGGACAACCAACTTTATAACGGCTTGGTGCAATTAGATGATTCTTTAAACATTAAACCAGATATTGCCAAGAGTTGGGAGATAAACGATAGCACGAACACCTATATTTTTAAACTGAGAAACGATGTGTATTTTCATCAAAATATAGCTTTCGCACAGGATGGATTGCATAGTCCCAAACGCTATACACGCAAAGTGGAGGCACAGGATTTTGTTTACAGTTTTAACCGTTTGACCGATGAAAAAGTTGCCTCTTCGGGAAGTTGGGTGATGAATTATGTTGAAAAATATTGGGCCAAAAACGACACTACTTTTGTAATAAAATTAAAACAACCCTTTCCGGCATTCTTAGGATTGCTCTCCATGCGGTACTGTTCCGTAGTTCCGAAAGAGGCGGTGGAATATTATGGAAATGAATTCCGAAGAAATCCAGTGGGCACAGGTCCGTTTCAATTTAAAATGTGGGAAGAAAACGTGAAGCTCGTTTTCAGAAAAAATCCGCTATATTTTGAGAGAGATGAAAATGGAGAAAAACTCCCCTATTTAGAAGCGGTTTCCATCACTTTTTTACCCGATAAGCAAAGTGAGTTTTTACAATTTGCACAAGGAAAACTCGATTTTATTTCGGGTTTGGACGGTAGTTATAAAGATGAGCTGTTAACCACCCGCGGAACGCTTCAACCAAAATACCACGATTTGGCATATATGATTACGGGACCGTATTTAAATACGGAATACCTCGGATTTTTTCTCGGTACCGAAACGCCAGAAATACAAAGCAAAACATTGCGGCAAGCAATAAATTATGGTTTCGACCGCCAAAAAATGGTAACGTATTTACGCAATGGAATGGGCATTCCTGCCATTCACGGATTTATTCCTAAAGGACTGCCCGGTTATGCTGAAATTGACGGATATACCTATCAGCCCGAAAAAGCTAAACAATTAATTGAAAAATACAAAGTAGAAACTGGAGATTCCAAACCCGAAATTACCATTGGCACCAACAGCCAGTATTTAGATTTGTGCGAATATGTACAGCGCGAACTTGAAAAACTCGGGATTGCCGTAACCATAGACGTAATGCCGCCTTCCACGCTCCGGCAGATGAAAAGTAGCGGCGAACTAGATATTTTTCGCGCCAGCTGGATTGCAGATTATCCCGATGCCGAAAACTATCTTTCGTTATTTTACAGTCCTAATTTTGCGCCGAATGGCCCTAATTATATGCACTTCAAAAACCAAACTTTCGACAGTATTTATGAAAAGTCACTGACGATTTCAAATATTGAAAAACGAAAATTGAACTACACCAAAATGGATTCAATTATTGTTGAAGAAGCGCCCGTTGTTCCGCTGTTTTATGATATGGCCGTACGGTTTGTGAATAAAAAAGTTTCGGGTCTCGGTATAAACCCGCAGAATTTTTTGGTTTTAAAAAAGGTTAAAAAGAAGAAATAA
- a CDS encoding GlmU family protein yields the protein MNYILFDGSVRNQLLPFTFTRPVADIRVGILTIREKWEHLLGFTTTTVTEDYLSEKYPFVELEKNIFINASFLPSENLVNIIKGLEENQAVFFDDEPIAFFTTEGQEVDFETFDIIQYAHNDVLRIENTWDIFSKNGDAIKRDFEMLTKGRKSQPIPDAVWTSNPENIFIEEGAKLPLCSLNASDGPIYIGKDSEIMEACSVRGPFALCEHATLKMGAKIYSNTTIGPHSKVGGEVNNCVIFGYSNKGHDGFLGNSVLGEWCNLGADTNNSNLKNNYAEVRLWNYETEGFARTGLQFCGLMMGDHSKCGINTMFNTGTVVGVSANIFGSGFPRNFVPSFSWGGSGGFTTYKTDKAFEVAKVVMGRRNIEFSEMDAQILEHVFEETSEWRKG from the coding sequence ATGAATTACATCCTCTTTGACGGAAGCGTCCGCAACCAGCTTTTGCCTTTCACCTTTACCCGTCCCGTGGCGGATATTCGGGTAGGTATTTTAACCATTCGTGAAAAATGGGAACATCTTTTAGGTTTTACTACAACAACTGTTACCGAAGATTATCTTTCGGAAAAGTATCCGTTTGTGGAACTCGAGAAAAACATTTTTATAAATGCGTCTTTTCTGCCTTCGGAAAATTTGGTGAACATCATTAAAGGATTGGAAGAAAATCAGGCCGTATTTTTTGATGACGAACCCATCGCGTTTTTCACCACGGAAGGGCAGGAAGTAGATTTTGAAACTTTTGATATAATTCAATATGCCCACAACGATGTTTTAAGAATTGAGAATACTTGGGATATTTTTTCAAAAAACGGTGACGCCATAAAACGCGATTTCGAAATGCTTACCAAGGGCCGTAAATCACAGCCCATTCCCGACGCGGTTTGGACGAGCAATCCGGAAAATATTTTTATTGAAGAAGGTGCAAAATTACCGCTGTGTTCTTTAAATGCCTCGGACGGCCCTATATATATTGGCAAAGACTCCGAAATAATGGAAGCGTGTTCCGTTCGTGGTCCATTTGCACTTTGTGAACATGCAACTTTAAAAATGGGTGCTAAAATTTATAGCAACACCACCATTGGCCCGCACAGTAAAGTTGGGGGCGAAGTAAATAATTGCGTAATTTTTGGCTATTCAAATAAAGGTCACGATGGTTTTTTAGGGAATTCAGTTTTGGGCGAATGGTGCAATTTGGGGGCAGATACCAATAATTCCAACTTAAAAAATAACTATGCCGAAGTACGCCTTTGGAATTATGAAACCGAAGGTTTTGCTCGAACTGGTTTGCAATTTTGTGGACTGATGATGGGCGATCACAGCAAATGCGGAATCAATACCATGTTCAATACCGGAACGGTTGTGGGCGTGAGCGCCAATATATTCGGAAGCGGGTTTCCCAGAAATTTTGTCCCAAGCTTTAGTTGGGGCGGAAGTGGCGGATTTACAACCTATAAAACCGACAAAGCTTTTGAAGTGGCAAAAGTTGTTATGGGCCGAAGAAATATTGAGTTTTCAGAAATGGACGCTCAAATTTTGGAACACGTGTTTGAGGAAACTTCCGAATGGCGGAAAGGCTAA
- a CDS encoding type B 50S ribosomal protein L31, with protein MKKGIHPENYRLVAFKDMSNEDVFLTKSTADTKETIEVDGVEYPLVKMEISRTSHPFYTGKAKLIDTAGRIDKFKNKYNKFKKPAKAETKTEE; from the coding sequence ATGAAAAAAGGTATCCACCCAGAAAATTATAGATTAGTTGCTTTTAAGGATATGAGCAATGAAGATGTATTCCTTACAAAATCAACTGCCGATACAAAAGAAACTATCGAGGTAGATGGTGTTGAGTATCCTTTGGTAAAGATGGAGATTTCACGTACTTCACATCCTTTTTATACCGGAAAAGCAAAACTTATTGATACTGCAGGACGTATTGATAAATTTAAAAACAAATACAACAAGTTTAAAAAACCTGCAAAAGCAGAAACTAAAACTGAAGAGTAG
- a CDS encoding DUF4199 domain-containing protein → METQTTSLKKIALNYGVLLALLSIVLQVISYVLDVHIDRPWWLTVLQLIISVGVIVYGIKAFKISNENYLTLGQALKTGLAISLVAGIIAVVFNYIFMNYIDPDFVQKTLDFSREQMLVKNPEMTQEQIDMAMNMSAKFMSPMIMSAFAIIATLFFGFIISLFAGLVMKKNPPQHL, encoded by the coding sequence ATGGAAACTCAAACTACTTCATTAAAAAAAATAGCACTCAATTATGGGGTTCTATTGGCATTACTTTCAATTGTTTTACAAGTTATCTCTTACGTACTTGACGTTCATATTGATCGGCCATGGTGGCTAACTGTTCTTCAGTTAATTATTTCCGTAGGCGTTATTGTTTATGGTATAAAAGCATTTAAAATTTCAAACGAAAATTACCTTACACTGGGGCAAGCACTAAAAACCGGTTTGGCAATTAGCCTTGTAGCTGGAATTATTGCAGTAGTTTTTAACTATATTTTTATGAATTATATTGACCCCGATTTTGTTCAAAAAACCTTGGATTTCTCACGAGAACAAATGTTGGTAAAAAACCCAGAGATGACACAGGAACAAATCGATATGGCAATGAACATGTCTGCAAAATTTATGTCACCAATGATAATGTCTGCTTTCGCAATAATTGCAACTTTGTTTTTTGGATTTATTATTTCGCTTTTCGCTGGATTGGTAATGAAGAAAAACCCACCTCAACATCTTTAA
- a CDS encoding glycosyltransferase family 2 protein, with protein sequence MNISIVIPLLNEEESLNELYRWIADVMQSNGFLYELIFIDDGSTDNSWKLIEGLSKKNPTVKGIRFQKNYGKSQALHAGFAMAKGDVIITMDADLQDNPEEIPELYKMVTEDGFDLVSGWKKKRYDSVLSKNLPSKLFNYAARKTSGVKLHDFNCGLKAYQKDVIKTIEVTGEMHRYIPVLAKNAGFSNISEKPVLHQARKYGTTKFGAERFIRGFLDLITIWFLSRFGKRPMHLFGAWGAFMLFVGFCFALFLGIDKLFINPSARLITDRPEFFIALVAMVLGSQFFLAGFLGELILRSKKESQNYIIKETVNS encoded by the coding sequence ATGAATATCTCCATCGTCATACCTCTTCTCAACGAAGAAGAATCGCTAAATGAATTGTACCGTTGGATTGCAGATGTTATGCAATCCAATGGTTTTTTATACGAGCTCATTTTTATTGACGATGGCAGTACCGACAATTCCTGGAAGTTAATTGAAGGACTTTCTAAAAAAAATCCTACCGTAAAAGGAATTCGTTTTCAGAAGAATTACGGAAAATCGCAAGCGCTACACGCGGGTTTCGCGATGGCGAAAGGCGATGTAATAATCACGATGGATGCTGATTTGCAGGACAATCCCGAAGAAATTCCCGAGCTTTATAAAATGGTTACCGAAGACGGTTTTGATCTTGTTTCGGGCTGGAAAAAGAAACGCTACGATTCTGTACTTAGCAAAAACTTACCTTCCAAATTATTTAATTATGCCGCGCGAAAAACTTCGGGTGTAAAACTGCACGACTTTAATTGCGGATTAAAAGCATATCAAAAAGACGTTATCAAAACCATTGAAGTTACCGGCGAAATGCACCGATACATTCCTGTATTGGCAAAGAATGCAGGATTTAGCAATATTTCAGAAAAACCTGTTTTACACCAAGCGCGTAAATACGGAACCACAAAATTTGGTGCAGAACGCTTTATTCGAGGTTTTTTAGATTTAATTACTATATGGTTTTTGTCAAGATTCGGCAAGCGGCCTATGCATCTTTTTGGCGCCTGGGGCGCATTTATGCTTTTTGTAGGTTTTTGTTTTGCGCTGTTTTTGGGCATTGATAAATTATTTATTAACCCTTCGGCAAGATTAATTACAGACAGGCCCGAGTTTTTTATAGCTCTAGTAGCAATGGTCTTGGGATCGCAATTTTTTCTCGCCGGGTTTTTAGGCGAATTAATCCTGAGAAGCAAAAAAGAATCGCAAAACTATATAATTAAGGAAACGGTTAATTCTTAA
- a CDS encoding phospho-sugar mutase: MIYVDPKTLARVNQWLTPFFDQQTQHNIKEMIANDPEELEDSFYKNLEFGTGGMRGIMGLGDNRINKYTLGKNTQGLSNYLKKQFPNQAINVAIAYDCRHNSKEFAKVVADVFSANGITVFLFSELRPTPELSFAVKHLNCKAGIVLTASHNPPEYNGYKVYWEDGGQLVPPQDAEIIAEINSLNYEGINFEANEKLIQYIAAEVDEAFAKASVKNGTFNTSPEAKDNLKIVFTSLHGTSITIIPKVLEQAGYKNVSIVEEQAEPNGDFPTVKLPNPEEPAALKMALELAENENADIVVGTDPDCDRLGVAVRNDKNEMVLLNGNQTMVLMTHFLLEQWQKAGKLSGNQFVASTIVSTPMVAKVANHFNVKYIEGLTGFKWIAKMIKDFPELEFIGGGEESFGYLVGDFVRDKDAVTATLLACEIAAQKKHAGRSMYQYLNEIYNRYGNYREHLISITKKGKQGAEEISAMMKSLRENPFTEIAGSKVIRMDDILKGETTDFLQQETLLLNLPKSNVLIYYTEDGSKIAARPSGTEPKIKFYISVNTSEKDNFEAILQKKIDAIAAQLNVN, encoded by the coding sequence ATGATTTACGTAGATCCGAAAACTTTAGCCCGTGTAAACCAATGGCTCACCCCTTTTTTCGACCAGCAAACACAACACAATATAAAGGAAATGATTGCCAACGACCCAGAGGAGTTGGAAGACAGCTTTTATAAAAACCTGGAATTCGGAACCGGTGGGATGCGAGGTATTATGGGCCTTGGCGACAACCGAATTAACAAATATACCTTGGGCAAAAACACGCAAGGGCTTTCAAATTACCTAAAAAAACAGTTTCCAAATCAAGCGATTAATGTGGCCATTGCATACGATTGTAGGCACAATAGCAAAGAATTTGCAAAAGTGGTGGCCGATGTATTTTCGGCAAACGGAATTACCGTTTTTCTATTTTCAGAATTACGGCCTACGCCAGAACTTTCCTTTGCAGTAAAACATTTAAATTGTAAAGCCGGAATTGTTTTAACAGCATCGCACAACCCGCCCGAATACAACGGTTATAAAGTTTATTGGGAAGATGGTGGCCAGCTTGTACCACCACAGGATGCCGAAATAATTGCCGAAATAAATTCGCTGAATTACGAAGGCATAAACTTTGAAGCAAACGAAAAATTAATTCAATATATAGCTGCTGAAGTTGATGAAGCATTCGCAAAAGCTTCGGTGAAAAACGGAACTTTTAATACTTCTCCAGAAGCAAAAGATAATTTAAAAATTGTTTTCACTTCCCTCCATGGCACTTCAATTACAATAATTCCAAAGGTTTTGGAACAAGCTGGCTATAAAAATGTTTCCATTGTTGAAGAACAAGCAGAGCCTAATGGAGATTTTCCAACGGTAAAATTGCCCAATCCCGAAGAACCCGCAGCTTTAAAAATGGCTTTGGAACTTGCCGAAAATGAAAATGCAGATATTGTAGTTGGCACCGATCCCGATTGCGATCGTTTAGGCGTGGCCGTACGTAACGATAAAAATGAAATGGTGCTCCTAAATGGAAACCAAACCATGGTTTTAATGACGCACTTTCTTTTAGAGCAATGGCAAAAAGCTGGAAAATTAAGTGGCAATCAATTTGTGGCATCCACCATAGTTTCAACGCCAATGGTTGCGAAAGTCGCCAATCATTTCAATGTAAAATATATTGAGGGACTTACAGGTTTTAAATGGATTGCCAAGATGATCAAAGATTTTCCCGAGCTTGAATTTATTGGTGGCGGCGAAGAAAGTTTCGGGTATTTAGTGGGAGATTTTGTCCGTGATAAAGATGCTGTTACCGCTACCCTACTGGCTTGTGAGATTGCAGCACAGAAAAAACACGCCGGTAGGAGTATGTACCAGTATTTAAATGAAATTTACAACAGGTACGGCAATTACCGCGAGCATTTAATTTCAATTACAAAAAAGGGAAAACAGGGCGCCGAAGAAATTTCAGCAATGATGAAAAGTCTTCGCGAGAATCCGTTTACCGAAATTGCCGGCAGCAAAGTGATACGAATGGACGATATTTTAAAAGGTGAAACCACAGATTTTTTACAACAAGAAACTTTGTTACTAAACCTGCCAAAAAGCAACGTGTTAATCTATTATACCGAAGATGGTAGCAAAATTGCAGCGAGACCCAGCGGTACCGAGCCAAAAATAAAGTTCTACATTAGCGTAAACACTTCCGAAAAGGATAATTTTGAAGCAATACTTCAGAAAAAAATAGACGCTATTGCCGCACAACTAAATGTGAATTAA
- a CDS encoding ABC transporter ATP-binding protein, whose translation MNYFKKILRYVLPYKRYAYLNIFFNILYALFSTLSFLALIPVLQVIFSDQREVGAKPVYESITELTTFIQDSLNYHLVNYINKYGDFKVLLFMIGLIVAIFLLKNLSNYLAMYYSTFLRNGVLRDLRNDLYGKVIIFPLAFYSEKRKGDTISRLSGDVDEVKNSVLSVLEMIVREPLTIIFSLATMLFISPKLTLFVFLFLPISGFLISKVGKSLKRGSLKVQQEQGVFLSILEETMGGLRIIKAFHAENLFQKKFEDSNQRFYKYSNKVMNRQNLASPLSELLGIITIGILLIYGGYLVFVDRTLDASFFLGYIMLAYNILTPAKAIAKASYSVKRADGSAQRILELLEAENTITDIKNPIEKEGFEGVISIKNVSFKYEDQYVLKDFSLEIPKGKTVALVGQSGSGKSTIANLLTRFYDVNQGSIEIDGVDIKNISKKSLRGLMGIVSQDSILFNDTVGNNLKLGKPLATNPELMEAAEISNSYEFIKELPEGFETNIGDSGNKLSGGQKQRLSIARAVLKNPPIMILDEATSALDTESERLVQDALEKMMQNRTSIVIAHRLSTIQNADKIVVLSKGKIVEQGKHQELLELKGVYYSLVEMQSLA comes from the coding sequence ATGAATTATTTCAAAAAAATACTGCGCTACGTTCTTCCCTATAAAAGGTATGCGTATTTAAACATATTTTTTAATATTCTGTACGCCCTATTTAGCACGCTTTCCTTTTTAGCATTAATTCCTGTACTGCAAGTTATTTTTAGCGACCAGCGCGAAGTTGGCGCAAAGCCAGTATATGAAAGTATTACCGAATTAACCACATTTATTCAAGATTCGCTAAACTATCATTTAGTGAATTACATAAACAAATATGGCGACTTTAAGGTTCTTCTTTTTATGATTGGCCTAATTGTGGCAATATTTCTACTTAAAAATTTAAGCAATTATCTCGCAATGTACTATTCCACTTTTTTACGGAATGGTGTTTTAAGAGATTTGCGAAATGATTTGTACGGCAAAGTAATTATATTTCCACTGGCGTTTTATTCTGAAAAAAGAAAAGGCGATACTATTTCGCGCTTAAGTGGCGATGTGGACGAAGTAAAAAACTCGGTACTTTCAGTTTTGGAAATGATTGTTCGCGAACCGTTAACAATTATTTTTTCACTGGCAACCATGCTTTTTATAAGTCCGAAATTAACACTCTTTGTGTTTCTATTTCTACCAATTTCGGGCTTTCTTATTTCCAAAGTGGGAAAATCGTTAAAGCGAGGATCTTTAAAAGTACAACAGGAACAAGGTGTATTTCTCTCTATTTTGGAAGAAACTATGGGCGGACTTCGAATTATAAAAGCCTTTCACGCAGAAAATTTATTTCAGAAAAAGTTTGAAGATAGTAACCAACGGTTTTATAAATATTCCAACAAAGTTATGAATAGGCAGAACCTCGCTTCTCCCTTAAGCGAGTTGCTAGGCATTATAACTATTGGCATTCTTCTTATTTATGGTGGATATCTGGTTTTTGTAGATCGCACTTTAGACGCCAGTTTCTTTCTGGGTTACATTATGCTCGCGTACAACATACTAACTCCTGCGAAAGCGATTGCCAAAGCGAGCTATTCGGTGAAACGAGCCGATGGATCTGCCCAGCGTATTTTGGAATTATTGGAAGCCGAAAACACAATAACCGATATTAAAAACCCAATTGAAAAGGAAGGTTTTGAAGGAGTAATTTCTATTAAAAACGTTTCGTTTAAATACGAAGATCAGTACGTTTTAAAGGATTTTTCACTCGAAATTCCAAAGGGAAAAACCGTGGCACTTGTGGGGCAATCGGGCAGTGGAAAGAGTACAATTGCCAATTTACTCACCCGTTTTTACGACGTAAACCAAGGAAGCATTGAAATTGATGGAGTTGATATCAAAAATATTTCAAAGAAATCGCTTCGCGGATTAATGGGCATTGTATCGCAGGACTCTATTCTTTTCAACGATACTGTGGGCAATAATTTAAAATTGGGGAAACCATTAGCCACCAATCCCGAATTGATGGAAGCTGCCGAAATAAGCAACAGTTACGAGTTTATAAAAGAGCTGCCCGAAGGTTTTGAAACTAATATTGGTGACAGCGGCAATAAACTAAGTGGTGGCCAAAAACAACGGTTGAGCATTGCCAGAGCTGTTTTGAAAAATCCGCCAATTATGATTTTAGATGAAGCAACTTCAGCATTAGACACCGAAAGCGAACGTTTGGTACAGGATGCTTTAGAAAAAATGATGCAAAACCGAACTTCCATCGTAATTGCGCACCGACTCTCCACAATTCAAAACGCCGATAAAATTGTAGTACTCTCCAAAGGAAAAATTGTAGAACAGGGCAAGCACCAAGAACTTTTGGAGCTTAAAGGCGTTTATTACAGTTTGGTTGAAATGCAATCATTAGCATAG
- a CDS encoding RNA polymerase sigma factor, with translation MVEEQELVTALQTEAEKETAFRELVSQYKERLYWQIRNIVLDHDDADDVLQNTFIKIFRNINSFKGESKLHTWMYRIAANESISFINKKAKRNNVSIEKVKNDALRNLESDVHFEGDEIQLQFQKAIATLPERQRLIFTMKYFEDHTFEELSEILETTSGGLKSSYHIAVKKITEYIKGNEI, from the coding sequence GTGGTTGAAGAGCAAGAACTGGTAACGGCACTACAGACCGAAGCGGAAAAAGAAACCGCTTTTCGGGAACTTGTGTCGCAGTATAAAGAACGGCTCTATTGGCAAATTAGGAATATTGTTTTGGACCATGACGATGCAGACGATGTGCTTCAAAATACGTTTATTAAAATATTTAGGAATATAAATTCCTTTAAGGGCGAAAGCAAATTACATACATGGATGTATAGAATTGCTGCCAATGAATCTATTTCGTTTATCAACAAAAAAGCAAAACGCAACAATGTTTCCATTGAAAAGGTGAAAAACGATGCGCTGCGAAATTTAGAAAGCGACGTACATTTTGAAGGTGATGAAATTCAATTGCAGTTTCAAAAAGCCATTGCAACGCTTCCGGAGCGACAACGATTAATATTTACAATGAAATATTTTGAAGATCACACTTTTGAAGAACTTTCAGAAATATTGGAAACTACTTCGGGAGGGCTAAAAAGCAGTTATCACATCGCAGTAAAAAAGATTACGGAATATATAAAAGGGAATGAAATTTAA